One genomic segment of Agromyces intestinalis includes these proteins:
- a CDS encoding CoA-acylating methylmalonate-semialdehyde dehydrogenase, with product MSQTLVDTPAQAEEVGTIDHWIDGASAPGTGDRTGPVYDPALGIVQKRVRFATAADVGEAVAAASRALPGWRETSISKRQQVLFAFRELLNSRKGELAEILTSEHGKVLSDAAGEIARGLEVVEYACGIAQLMKGEYSEQVSGGIDVYTVRQPIGVVGIISPFNFPAMVPLWFFPMAIATGNTVVLKPSEKDPSAAIWLARLLQEAGLPDGVFNVVHGDKEAVDAVLSHPDIASISFVGSTPIAQYIYETAARNGKRVQALGGAKNHMLVLPDADLDLVADSAVNAGFGSAGERCMAISVVLATDSIADDLVAKVKQRMAGLKTGDGRRSCDMGPLITEQHRDKVATYIDRAAGDGATVVVDGRDGEFDGEASGFWLGPTLIDKVPLDSPVYTDEIFGPVLSIVRVEGYEDGLDIINRGKYGNGTAIFTNDGGAARRFQREVQVGMVGVNVPIPVPVAYHSFGGWKASMFGDAKAYGPAAVQFFTREKAITSRWLDPATHGGINLGFPQHD from the coding sequence ATGAGCCAGACACTTGTTGACACCCCCGCCCAGGCCGAAGAGGTCGGCACGATCGACCACTGGATCGACGGGGCATCCGCCCCTGGAACCGGCGACCGCACCGGGCCCGTCTACGACCCCGCCCTCGGCATCGTGCAGAAGCGCGTGCGCTTCGCCACCGCCGCCGATGTCGGCGAGGCGGTCGCCGCCGCGTCCCGCGCCCTGCCGGGCTGGCGCGAGACGTCGATCTCGAAGCGGCAGCAGGTGCTGTTCGCGTTCCGCGAGCTGCTGAACTCCCGCAAGGGCGAGCTTGCCGAGATCCTCACGAGCGAGCACGGCAAGGTGCTCTCCGATGCCGCCGGCGAGATCGCCCGCGGCCTCGAGGTCGTCGAGTACGCGTGCGGCATCGCGCAGCTCATGAAGGGCGAGTACAGCGAGCAGGTGTCGGGCGGCATCGACGTGTACACGGTGCGCCAGCCGATCGGAGTCGTGGGCATCATCTCGCCGTTCAACTTCCCGGCGATGGTGCCGCTGTGGTTCTTCCCGATGGCGATCGCGACCGGCAACACCGTGGTGCTGAAGCCGAGCGAGAAGGACCCGAGCGCTGCGATCTGGTTGGCCCGCTTGCTGCAGGAGGCCGGCCTGCCCGACGGGGTGTTCAACGTCGTGCACGGCGACAAGGAGGCGGTCGACGCGGTGCTGTCGCATCCTGATATCGCCTCGATCTCGTTCGTCGGGTCGACCCCGATCGCGCAGTACATCTACGAGACCGCGGCGCGAAACGGCAAGCGCGTGCAGGCGCTCGGCGGCGCGAAGAATCACATGCTCGTGCTGCCCGACGCCGACCTCGACCTGGTCGCCGACTCGGCCGTCAACGCCGGATTCGGCTCAGCGGGTGAGCGGTGCATGGCGATCTCGGTCGTGCTGGCGACCGACTCGATCGCCGACGACCTGGTCGCGAAGGTCAAGCAGCGCATGGCGGGCCTGAAGACCGGCGACGGCCGGCGCTCGTGCGACATGGGTCCGCTCATCACCGAGCAGCACCGCGACAAGGTCGCGACCTACATCGACCGGGCGGCCGGCGACGGCGCGACGGTGGTCGTCGACGGGCGCGACGGGGAGTTCGACGGCGAGGCATCCGGCTTCTGGCTGGGGCCGACCCTGATCGACAAGGTGCCGCTCGACTCGCCCGTGTACACCGACGAGATCTTCGGGCCGGTGCTGTCGATCGTGCGCGTCGAGGGCTACGAAGACGGACTCGACATCATCAACCGCGGCAAGTACGGCAACGGCACCGCGATCTTCACGAACGACGGCGGCGCCGCTCGGCGGTTCCAGCGCGAGGTGCAGGTCGGCATGGTCGGCGTGAACGTGCCGATCCCGGTGCCGGTGGCCTACCACTCGTTCGGCGGCTGGAAGGCGTCGATGTTCGGCGACGCGAAGGCGTACGGCCCCGCGGCCGTGCAGTTCTTCACGCGCGAGAAGGCGATCACGAGCCGCTGGCTCGACCCGGCCACGCACGGCGGCATCAACCTGGGCTTCCCGCAGCACGACTGA
- a CDS encoding enoyl-CoA hydratase/isomerase family protein: protein MSNDAILFEVSDGLGRITLNRPDRLNAVDPDAIRRWNEIAHEVAERDDVHAIVFDAVGRAFCAGGDLRAMSELAASSDGPAGATITALADEIHAGHRMLRDSGVPIVAAVQGVVAGGGLGFMLVADLIVASEQAVFQSGYADVGLTPDCGVSWLLPEAVGQRRALELTLTPRRLSAAEALDLGLVTEVVAPDALADRALAIAQTWLATSGAYQQAKRLVRAAAERPFAESLDDEARTIGAAFQTPEAQARIAAFTRR from the coding sequence GTGAGCAACGACGCGATCCTCTTCGAGGTCTCCGACGGCCTCGGCCGCATCACCCTGAACCGCCCCGACCGGTTGAACGCGGTCGACCCCGACGCGATCCGGCGCTGGAACGAGATCGCCCACGAGGTCGCCGAGCGCGACGACGTGCACGCGATCGTCTTCGACGCCGTGGGGCGCGCGTTCTGCGCGGGCGGCGACCTGCGGGCGATGAGCGAACTCGCGGCCTCCTCCGACGGCCCCGCGGGCGCGACGATCACGGCGCTCGCCGACGAGATCCACGCGGGCCACCGGATGCTCCGCGACAGCGGCGTGCCGATCGTGGCCGCCGTGCAGGGCGTGGTGGCAGGCGGCGGGCTCGGGTTCATGCTCGTCGCCGACCTGATCGTCGCGAGCGAGCAGGCGGTGTTCCAGAGCGGGTACGCCGACGTCGGACTCACGCCCGACTGCGGGGTGAGCTGGCTGTTGCCCGAGGCGGTGGGCCAGCGCCGCGCGCTCGAACTCACGCTGACACCGCGGCGGTTGAGCGCCGCCGAGGCACTCGACCTGGGGCTCGTCACCGAGGTCGTCGCGCCCGACGCGCTCGCCGACCGGGCGCTCGCGATCGCACAGACGTGGCTCGCGACATCCGGCGCCTACCAGCAGGCCAAGCGCCTGGTGCGCGCGGCGGCCGAGCGCCCGTTCGCGGAGTCGCTCGACGACGAGGCCCGCACCATCGGCGCTGCCTTCCAGACCCCCGAGGCGCAGGCCCGTATCGCTGCCTTCACCCGCCGCTGA
- a CDS encoding MMPL family transporter: protein MRTLRVVLPAVVILAWLTLAAVGGPFFGRISEVASNDQSTYLPRSAEATQVSELRDDFLGEATGRPAIVVVERDGGLTDDDLAWTQDLADRLADLDGVDQVSPPIPSDDGEAAELVASTSGEVDETVAAMREASDDDRPEGLGVWVTGPAGFTADLVEAFAGIDGFLLVVAFSAVFLILLVVYRSPLLPIVVLATALIALTGAIVAVWWLAKVGAIDVNSQVQGILFILVIGAATDYSLLYIARYREALRDHESRWDATRLALRRSVAPIVASGGTVMAGLLCMLLSELNSNRALGPVAAVGIVFALAATLTLLPATMLAIGRAAFWPRRPKYGDPQPDFTAPDAKGFWPGVARLVSRHARAVWLVTTGALLAAGLGIVVLDADGVPQSDVILGQSDGRDGQRVIGEHFPAGAGSPALVVGADDDLTALADAARDVEGVSDVVAVSSNSPTGTMPAGTDAPPFPIPTLVPLEPTVVDGQVMLQATLEDAPDSDAAEQAVLDLRDAVRAIDPDALVGGYTATMLDSDAASIHDRTVIIPLVLAVILVILMLLLRSILAPILLVASVIVSFAAALGVASLVFLAFGSPGADPAVPLYGFVFLVALGIDYNIFLMTRVREEAAHLGTRPGILRGLTVTGGVITSAGIVLAATFAALAVIPVLFLVQIAFIVAFGVLLDTLVVRSLLIPALSYDIGPAIWWPSKLWRDERAGRGGADAPQHSHGRDAAHGRHASEASDPLV from the coding sequence ATGAGAACGCTGCGCGTGGTGCTGCCCGCCGTCGTCATCCTCGCGTGGCTGACCCTCGCCGCCGTCGGCGGGCCGTTCTTCGGGCGCATCTCGGAGGTCGCGTCGAACGACCAGTCGACCTACCTGCCGCGCAGCGCCGAGGCGACGCAGGTGAGCGAGCTGCGCGACGACTTCCTCGGCGAGGCGACCGGGCGCCCCGCCATCGTCGTCGTCGAGCGCGACGGCGGCCTCACCGACGACGACCTCGCGTGGACCCAGGACCTCGCGGACCGGCTCGCCGACCTCGACGGCGTCGACCAGGTGAGCCCGCCCATCCCGTCGGACGACGGCGAGGCGGCCGAGCTCGTCGCCTCCACCTCGGGCGAGGTCGACGAGACGGTCGCGGCGATGCGCGAGGCATCCGACGACGACCGACCCGAGGGGCTGGGCGTCTGGGTGACCGGCCCGGCCGGGTTCACCGCCGACCTCGTCGAGGCGTTCGCCGGCATCGACGGGTTCCTGCTCGTCGTCGCGTTCTCGGCCGTGTTCCTCATCCTGCTCGTGGTCTACCGGTCGCCGCTGCTGCCGATCGTCGTGCTCGCGACCGCGCTCATCGCGCTCACCGGCGCGATCGTCGCCGTCTGGTGGCTCGCGAAGGTCGGTGCGATCGACGTGAACAGCCAGGTGCAGGGCATCCTGTTCATCCTCGTGATCGGTGCCGCGACCGACTACTCGCTCCTCTACATCGCGCGCTACCGCGAGGCGCTGCGCGACCACGAGTCCAGGTGGGATGCCACGCGGCTCGCGCTGCGCCGATCGGTCGCGCCCATCGTGGCCTCGGGCGGAACCGTCATGGCGGGCCTGCTCTGCATGCTGCTCAGCGAGCTGAACTCGAACCGCGCGCTCGGGCCGGTCGCCGCGGTCGGCATCGTCTTCGCCCTGGCGGCCACCCTCACCTTGCTGCCCGCGACCATGCTCGCGATCGGGAGGGCCGCGTTCTGGCCGCGACGCCCGAAGTACGGCGACCCGCAGCCCGACTTCACCGCGCCCGACGCGAAGGGATTCTGGCCGGGAGTCGCCCGACTCGTCTCGCGACACGCACGTGCGGTCTGGCTCGTCACGACCGGTGCGCTCCTGGCGGCCGGACTCGGCATCGTCGTGCTCGACGCCGACGGAGTGCCGCAGAGCGACGTGATCCTCGGGCAGAGCGACGGCCGCGACGGGCAGCGGGTGATCGGCGAGCACTTCCCTGCGGGTGCCGGAAGCCCGGCGCTCGTCGTCGGCGCCGACGACGACCTCACCGCGCTCGCCGATGCGGCACGCGACGTCGAGGGCGTCTCGGACGTGGTCGCCGTGTCGTCGAACTCGCCCACCGGCACGATGCCCGCAGGCACCGACGCGCCACCGTTCCCCATCCCGACGCTCGTTCCTCTCGAACCGACCGTCGTCGACGGGCAGGTCATGCTGCAGGCCACGCTCGAGGACGCACCCGACTCGGATGCCGCGGAGCAGGCGGTGCTCGACCTGCGCGACGCCGTGCGGGCGATCGACCCCGACGCCCTCGTCGGCGGGTACACCGCGACGATGCTCGACTCCGACGCGGCGTCGATCCACGACCGCACGGTCATCATTCCGCTGGTGCTCGCGGTGATCCTCGTCATCCTGATGCTGCTGCTCCGGTCGATCCTCGCGCCGATCCTGCTCGTGGCGAGCGTGATCGTGTCGTTCGCGGCGGCGCTCGGCGTGGCGTCGCTGGTGTTCCTCGCGTTCGGCTCGCCCGGCGCCGACCCGGCGGTGCCGCTCTACGGGTTCGTGTTCCTCGTCGCGCTCGGCATCGACTACAACATCTTCCTCATGACGCGCGTGCGCGAGGAGGCGGCGCACCTCGGCACCCGGCCCGGCATCCTGCGCGGGCTCACCGTCACCGGCGGCGTCATCACGAGCGCCGGCATCGTGCTCGCGGCGACGTTCGCGGCGCTCGCCGTGATCCCCGTGCTGTTCCTCGTGCAGATCGCGTTCATCGTCGCGTTCGGGGTGCTGCTCGACACACTCGTCGTGCGTTCGCTGCTCATCCCGGCCCTGTCGTACGACATCGGACCGGCGATCTGGTGGCCGTCGAAGCTGTGGCGCGACGAGCGGGCGGGGCGCGGCGGTGCGGATGCCCCGCAGCACTCTCACGGCCGAGACGCCGCCCACGGCCGGCACGCCTCCGAGGCATCCGACCCGCTCGTCTAG
- a CDS encoding LysR family transcriptional regulator: MDVKRLDLLRELAERGSVTAVADATGRTPSAVSQQLKVLEREAGMPLTQREGRGIALTSAGHALARSATEVAVAIQRAEALWDDFRNHPSGEVTLLTFPTIGATLLPGVLTDLASVAGLVVHATDLDPELDEYADLTNDHDIVLAHAMPGDLPWGGRGLNAVPLLTEPLDVGLPADHRLAGRSHVTADDVVDETWLGVPPGFPFERILHAIEQQAGGRIEVSQRISDMRIIEALVEAGLGIALVPRYTSGPVPPGIVLKPLRGVASARRIVALTRPDVAERLAVRTVLDVLVSRAARLGE, translated from the coding sequence ATGGATGTGAAGCGTCTCGACCTCCTTCGCGAACTCGCCGAACGCGGCAGTGTGACGGCCGTCGCCGATGCGACCGGCCGCACTCCGTCGGCAGTGTCGCAGCAGCTCAAGGTGCTCGAGCGCGAGGCCGGCATGCCCCTCACGCAACGCGAGGGCCGTGGCATCGCGCTCACCAGTGCCGGGCACGCGCTGGCGCGCAGCGCGACCGAGGTCGCCGTCGCGATCCAGCGCGCCGAAGCCCTGTGGGACGACTTCCGCAACCACCCGAGCGGCGAGGTCACCCTGCTCACGTTCCCCACGATCGGCGCCACCCTGCTGCCGGGCGTGCTCACCGATCTCGCCAGCGTCGCGGGGCTCGTCGTGCACGCCACCGACCTCGACCCCGAGCTCGACGAGTACGCCGACCTCACGAACGACCACGACATCGTGCTCGCCCACGCCATGCCCGGTGACCTGCCGTGGGGCGGCCGCGGGCTGAACGCCGTGCCGCTGCTCACCGAGCCTCTCGACGTGGGCCTGCCCGCCGATCACCGGCTCGCCGGCCGCTCGCACGTCACCGCCGACGACGTGGTCGACGAGACCTGGCTCGGCGTGCCGCCGGGGTTCCCGTTCGAGCGCATCCTGCACGCGATCGAGCAGCAGGCGGGCGGGCGCATCGAGGTGTCGCAGCGCATCAGCGACATGCGCATCATCGAGGCCCTCGTCGAGGCCGGGCTCGGCATCGCGTTGGTCCCCCGGTACACCTCGGGCCCCGTGCCGCCCGGCATCGTGCTGAAGCCGCTGCGCGGCGTGGCATCCGCTCGTCGCATCGTCGCGCTCACCCGACCCGACGTCGCCGAACGGCTCGCCGTGCGCACCGTGCTCGACGTGCTCGTCTCGCGCGCGGCGCGTTTGGGCGAATAG
- a CDS encoding threonine/serine ThrE exporter family protein, translating to MAELSEDTALRRFLLGLAEGMLAAEDGVDRVGDTMSQVARAYGHDEVDFFVLPTLTLVETGGGESSKIGFRSSSRAKFRFDQIAALYELIEQAKQAAIDPRAGIDRLNEIGAMKMQRHWISRVFGHAVLTTGLALLLAPTWQGALVAFGLGTVLGFAKLIRSPTLQLVFPVVAAFVSALAVFLIAPVIELGDPIRLMIAPLATFLPGGALTTAVMELAAGQMVAGASRLVMGMVTLGLLSFGIIAAGTLIGVGSSSYVPLVTTESFPWWAAPLGLICFAVGNFLHFGAPARTFWWVFLVIIVAYFGQTVGELIAGQSVNGFIGGFVVAPVVLWIAGLKHGAPSQLTFLPAFWLLVPGAAGLVGLTEAIQSPNGATDDFVGALVSIMSIAIGVLVGTAVFRFARHGAEEVANFHVDVPALHESERPPLWARFVPGTPRSFWGRPHGELPPSSKADGT from the coding sequence ATGGCCGAGCTGAGCGAGGACACCGCGCTCCGCCGCTTCCTACTGGGGCTGGCGGAGGGCATGCTCGCGGCCGAGGACGGCGTCGACCGGGTCGGCGACACGATGAGCCAGGTGGCGCGCGCGTACGGCCACGACGAGGTCGACTTCTTCGTGCTGCCCACGCTGACCCTCGTCGAGACCGGCGGCGGCGAGAGCTCGAAGATCGGCTTCCGGTCGTCGTCGCGCGCGAAGTTCCGCTTCGACCAGATCGCCGCGCTCTACGAGCTGATCGAGCAGGCGAAGCAGGCGGCGATCGACCCCCGCGCGGGCATCGACCGGCTGAACGAGATCGGCGCGATGAAGATGCAGCGCCACTGGATCTCGCGCGTGTTCGGGCACGCGGTGCTCACGACCGGGCTCGCGCTGCTGCTCGCGCCGACCTGGCAGGGCGCGCTGGTCGCGTTCGGCCTCGGGACGGTGCTCGGGTTCGCGAAGCTGATCCGCTCGCCCACCCTGCAGCTCGTGTTCCCGGTGGTCGCGGCGTTCGTGTCGGCGCTCGCCGTGTTCCTCATCGCGCCGGTGATCGAGCTCGGCGACCCGATCCGACTCATGATCGCGCCGCTGGCGACCTTCCTTCCGGGCGGGGCGCTCACCACCGCCGTCATGGAACTCGCCGCCGGGCAGATGGTTGCGGGTGCGTCCCGGCTGGTGATGGGCATGGTGACGCTCGGGCTGCTCTCGTTCGGCATCATCGCGGCGGGCACGCTGATCGGCGTGGGCTCATCGAGCTACGTACCGCTGGTCACCACCGAGTCGTTCCCCTGGTGGGCGGCCCCTCTGGGGTTGATCTGCTTCGCGGTCGGAAACTTCCTGCATTTCGGCGCACCCGCGCGCACGTTCTGGTGGGTGTTCCTCGTCATCATCGTCGCGTACTTCGGGCAGACGGTCGGCGAACTGATCGCCGGACAGAGCGTGAACGGCTTCATCGGCGGGTTCGTGGTCGCGCCGGTGGTCCTGTGGATCGCGGGTCTCAAGCACGGCGCGCCCTCGCAGCTCACGTTCCTGCCGGCATTCTGGCTGCTCGTGCCGGGGGCGGCCGGGCTGGTGGGGCTCACCGAGGCGATCCAGAGCCCGAACGGGGCGACCGACGACTTCGTCGGCGCGCTGGTGTCGATCATGTCGATCGCGATCGGCGTGCTCGTCGGAACCGCGGTGTTCCGGTTCGCGAGGCACGGCGCCGAGGAAGTGGCGAACTTCCATGTCGACGTGCCCGCACTGCACGAGAGCGAGCGTCCGCCGCTCTGGGCGCGCTTCGTCCCGGGCACGCCGCGCTCGTTCTGGGGGCGTCCTCACGGAGAACTCCCCCCTTCCTCGAAGGCCGACGGCACGTAA
- the pyrE gene encoding orotate phosphoribosyltransferase has protein sequence MTSAEPSPEAVDVRRRLIDHISAEAVFHGDFTLTSGKKATYYVDLRKVSLDHRVAPLIGQVMIDLIAEVPDVVAVGGMTMGADPIAAAILHQGAARGLAYDAFVVRKEPKDHGRGKQVEGPDLEGKRVIVLEDTSTTGGSPLKAVEALRKVGAEVVAVAVVVDRDTGAREVIEAAGVPYLYAIGLADLGLA, from the coding sequence GTGACTTCAGCAGAGCCCTCGCCCGAGGCCGTCGACGTGCGCCGCCGGCTCATCGACCACATCTCCGCCGAGGCGGTCTTCCACGGAGACTTCACGCTGACCAGCGGCAAGAAGGCGACCTACTACGTCGACCTGCGCAAGGTGAGTCTCGACCATCGGGTCGCGCCGCTCATCGGGCAGGTCATGATCGACCTCATCGCCGAAGTTCCCGACGTCGTCGCGGTGGGCGGCATGACCATGGGCGCCGACCCGATCGCCGCGGCCATCCTGCACCAGGGCGCTGCGCGGGGGCTCGCGTACGACGCGTTCGTCGTGCGCAAGGAGCCGAAGGACCACGGCCGCGGCAAGCAGGTCGAAGGCCCCGATCTCGAGGGCAAGCGCGTCATCGTGCTCGAGGACACGTCGACCACGGGCGGCTCGCCGTTGAAGGCCGTCGAGGCGCTGCGCAAGGTCGGCGCCGAGGTCGTCGCGGTCGCAGTCGTGGTCGACCGGGATACGGGGGCGCGAGAGGTCATCGAGGCCGCAGGCGTCCCCTACCTGTACGCGATCGGCCTGGCCGACCTGGGGCTGGCCTGA
- a CDS encoding ribokinase yields MSRVGRVIVVGSLNVDSTAYVRGFPAPGETITAHGLRIALGGKGTNQAVAAQRFGAEVGLLARVGDDANAHLARDTLAGFGLAVDGLGIEPDAPTGVALITVADSGENTVIVASGANERMSPAVVDEARERIAAAAAVLTQGELPVGTIERLAAVAREAGTRFVLNLAPPVAVSGEALAAADPLVVNEHEARAVGIEPGVHDDESELDGWLVAASAAVARGLACSVVVTLGAAGAVAAEASAIASRGDLESSGDAAESVVAWAQPSLDVTPVDSTGAGDGFTGTLAAALAAGHPLVDAVRFATAAGALAVQQRGTVDSYADRDAVIAAAAALETAS; encoded by the coding sequence ATGAGTCGGGTCGGCCGCGTGATCGTGGTCGGGTCGCTCAACGTCGACTCGACGGCGTACGTGCGCGGGTTCCCCGCGCCGGGCGAGACGATCACCGCGCACGGCCTGCGCATCGCGCTCGGCGGCAAGGGCACCAACCAGGCGGTCGCGGCCCAGCGGTTCGGTGCCGAGGTGGGGCTCCTCGCGCGCGTCGGCGATGACGCCAACGCCCACCTGGCGCGCGATACGCTCGCGGGCTTCGGCCTGGCGGTCGATGGGCTCGGCATCGAACCGGATGCTCCGACGGGCGTCGCGCTCATCACCGTCGCCGACTCGGGCGAGAACACCGTCATCGTCGCGAGCGGCGCGAATGAGCGGATGTCTCCCGCCGTCGTCGACGAGGCGCGCGAGCGCATCGCCGCGGCCGCCGCGGTGCTCACGCAGGGCGAGCTCCCGGTCGGCACGATCGAGCGGCTCGCGGCGGTCGCGCGAGAGGCCGGCACCCGGTTCGTGCTCAATCTCGCGCCCCCCGTCGCGGTGTCAGGCGAGGCCCTCGCCGCGGCCGACCCGCTGGTGGTCAACGAGCACGAGGCGCGAGCGGTCGGCATCGAGCCCGGCGTCCACGACGACGAGAGCGAACTCGACGGATGGCTCGTCGCTGCGTCGGCCGCGGTCGCTCGCGGGCTGGCGTGCTCGGTGGTCGTGACGCTCGGCGCGGCGGGCGCGGTGGCAGCCGAGGCATCCGCCATCGCGTCCCGCGGCGACCTCGAGTCCAGCGGTGACGCAGCCGAGTCTGTCGTGGCGTGGGCGCAGCCCTCGCTCGATGTGACCCCGGTCGACAGCACCGGTGCCGGCGACGGGTTCACCGGCACGTTGGCCGCGGCGCTCGCCGCGGGGCATCCGCTCGTGGATGCCGTGCGATTCGCGACCGCAGCCGGCGCGCTCGCGGTGCAGCAGCGCGGCACCGTCGATTCCTACGCCGACCGCGACGCGGTGATCGCCGCCGCAGCCGCCCTCGAGACGGCCTCATGA